Proteins from one Gimesia maris genomic window:
- a CDS encoding prenyltransferase/squalene oxidase repeat-containing protein translates to MNHQPYLLNLALRLAEGLEKWPATSLEKHRQFILSQQQPDGGFSGREGGSDLYYTGFAVRSLGILGGVKPDECEKISDYLRQFQIEKLSTIDLLSWLYCALIVQASGGEDLLQTAPANWNSEISCSLERLRTADGGYAKSEQGALGSTYHSFLVILIYQLIGLDLPDPNNLIQFLYDRQRDDGGFVEISPMKRSGTNPTAAAVATLIILNSMDDELKNDVQDFLKQVKSSEGGFQANTRIPFADGLSTFTGLLTAQDLELETLIDPEQVQKFMTEWLEFPTGGFRGASWDEQADVEYTFYGLGVLALLGR, encoded by the coding sequence ATGAATCACCAGCCCTATTTACTGAATCTGGCACTTCGCCTGGCGGAGGGTCTGGAAAAGTGGCCAGCAACTTCTCTGGAAAAACATCGCCAGTTTATTTTATCGCAACAACAGCCCGACGGGGGGTTTTCCGGCAGAGAAGGGGGATCAGACCTCTATTATACAGGTTTTGCAGTCCGTAGCCTGGGAATCTTAGGCGGAGTGAAACCTGACGAATGCGAGAAGATCAGTGACTATCTCAGACAGTTTCAAATTGAAAAACTGTCTACCATTGACCTGTTAAGCTGGCTCTACTGCGCGTTGATTGTTCAAGCATCCGGTGGAGAAGACCTGCTGCAAACAGCGCCAGCCAACTGGAATTCAGAAATATCCTGTTCGCTGGAACGCCTGCGAACCGCAGATGGAGGCTATGCCAAGTCGGAACAGGGAGCACTGGGAAGCACTTATCATAGCTTTTTAGTCATTCTGATTTACCAGTTGATCGGCCTGGATCTGCCTGATCCGAACAATCTGATCCAATTTCTGTACGACAGACAACGCGACGATGGTGGTTTTGTCGAAATCTCGCCCATGAAACGGAGTGGCACAAACCCTACCGCGGCAGCAGTGGCAACATTGATAATATTGAATAGCATGGATGACGAACTCAAAAATGATGTTCAGGACTTCCTGAAACAGGTCAAAAGTTCCGAAGGAGGCTTCCAGGCTAATACCAGAATCCCATTTGCTGATGGTCTCTCTACCTTCACAGGCTTGTTGACCGCACAGGATCTGGAGCTGGAGACATTGATCGACCCGGAACAGGTACAAAAATTTATGACCGAGTGGCTGGAGTTTCCCACGGGTGGATTTCGAGGAGCCAGCTGGGATGAACAGGCAGACGTGGAATACACGTTTTACGGGCTGGGAGTACTCGCTCTGCTGGGACGCTGA
- a CDS encoding zinc ribbon domain-containing protein — protein MSTTAASLKALHHLYLRLHDVNQKLEQGPKRIKLKEQFALVQEDKLKAVQDQVTQLKKQVHQKNLDLQTNEAKILSLKGKLNTASSNKEFDIIKGQIEADQMANSVLEDEILELMDKIDATETEVQEWVRKKDTAHAEAKKMEQDFESMRNSLDEEIKECNAAIADAEQIIPDSIKVQFERLVRTHGAGALAFVAGKFCSACNVMIEPQLRVELNSGRLVFCKSCGRLLYMEDASE, from the coding sequence ATGTCGACGACTGCTGCCAGTTTGAAAGCTTTACATCATTTGTATCTGAGACTGCATGATGTGAATCAGAAATTAGAACAGGGGCCCAAGCGAATTAAACTGAAGGAACAGTTCGCATTGGTGCAGGAAGACAAGCTCAAAGCGGTGCAGGATCAGGTCACTCAGCTGAAGAAGCAGGTCCACCAGAAAAACCTGGATCTGCAGACCAATGAAGCAAAAATCCTCAGCCTCAAAGGAAAACTGAATACCGCTTCGTCAAACAAAGAATTCGACATCATCAAAGGCCAGATTGAAGCTGACCAGATGGCCAACAGTGTGCTGGAAGATGAAATTCTGGAACTGATGGATAAAATTGACGCGACTGAAACGGAAGTTCAGGAGTGGGTCAGGAAAAAAGACACAGCGCACGCCGAAGCCAAAAAAATGGAACAGGATTTTGAGTCGATGCGCAACTCTCTGGATGAAGAGATCAAAGAGTGTAACGCGGCGATCGCAGATGCAGAGCAGATCATTCCTGACAGCATTAAAGTACAATTTGAACGACTCGTGCGAACACATGGAGCGGGGGCCCTGGCTTTTGTAGCCGGCAAATTCTGCTCTGCCTGTAATGTAATGATTGAGCCTCAGTTGCGCGTCGAGTTGAATTCAGGTCGACTTGTATTCTGTAAGTCTTGTGGGCGGCTGCTGTATATGGAAGATGCTTCCGAATAA
- the rpoD gene encoding RNA polymerase sigma factor RpoD, translating into MHRLDARLNELIENGKKQGYLTYDQVSAYLPDEALNPEKLDNLLLTIEEIELDIIPDQIITILQPEKPKGRSRTSDDLSRRIDDPVRMYLTQMGEIPLLTRDEEIRLAKKIEITRRRFRRELLSSDYAMRQAIEILDKVHKSELPFDRTIKVSVTEGLEKNQILGRMPHNLKTLEFLSNKNASDFQQFVNPELTKSQRMEAYASLQKRRRKMATLIEELSLRTQRLQIGMKRLEQISQRMTELEDQIRDMSDMRIKNSKDDRANLERELQDLVAMTMETPETLRERIKAVKQRYLDYETAMRELSGGNLRLVVSIAKKYRNRGLSFLDLIQEGNTGLMRAVDKYEYRRGYKFSTYATWWIRQAITRAIADQARTIRIPVHMIETMSKLRKVSKQLLQENGREPTLEETAEVAGISLEETRRVLKISRHPISLDRPVGESEDSYFGDFIEDSDSDSPVNTASQEMLKDKIDHVLKTLTYREREIIKLRFGLGDGYTYTLEEVGRIFKVTRERVRQIEAKAVRKLQHPVRSKQLQGFIEGLVPEWGQAETEEETADATASASI; encoded by the coding sequence GTGCACCGACTCGACGCCCGATTGAATGAACTAATTGAAAATGGCAAAAAGCAGGGTTACCTGACCTACGATCAGGTCAGCGCCTATCTGCCTGATGAAGCGCTGAATCCCGAAAAGCTGGATAATCTCCTGCTGACGATTGAGGAGATTGAGTTAGACATCATTCCGGATCAGATCATTACGATCTTACAGCCGGAGAAGCCCAAGGGACGCTCCCGCACTTCCGATGATCTCTCCCGTAGGATTGATGATCCCGTGCGGATGTATCTGACGCAGATGGGAGAAATTCCACTCCTGACGCGAGATGAAGAAATTCGTCTGGCGAAGAAGATTGAAATCACCCGCCGTCGCTTCCGTCGTGAATTATTGAGCAGCGACTATGCAATGCGTCAGGCGATTGAAATCCTGGATAAAGTACATAAATCCGAGCTTCCCTTTGACCGGACCATTAAGGTTTCCGTCACGGAAGGCCTCGAGAAGAATCAGATTCTGGGGCGGATGCCACACAATCTCAAGACGCTCGAATTCCTGAGTAATAAAAATGCCAGTGATTTTCAGCAGTTCGTCAATCCGGAACTGACCAAAAGCCAGCGAATGGAAGCTTATGCTTCACTACAGAAACGTCGTCGTAAGATGGCCACTCTGATTGAAGAATTAAGCCTGAGGACACAACGTCTGCAGATTGGTATGAAACGCCTGGAGCAGATTTCCCAACGGATGACGGAACTGGAAGATCAGATTCGCGACATGAGTGATATGCGAATCAAAAACTCCAAAGATGACCGAGCCAACCTGGAGCGAGAGCTGCAGGACCTGGTGGCCATGACCATGGAAACTCCCGAAACACTGCGGGAACGCATCAAAGCCGTCAAGCAGCGTTACCTGGACTATGAAACGGCAATGCGGGAACTTTCCGGCGGTAACCTGCGACTGGTGGTTTCGATTGCCAAGAAATATCGCAATCGTGGCTTAAGCTTTCTGGACTTGATTCAGGAAGGTAATACCGGTCTGATGCGTGCTGTTGATAAGTATGAGTATCGGCGGGGTTATAAATTCTCGACCTATGCGACCTGGTGGATTCGCCAGGCCATTACCCGTGCCATTGCCGATCAGGCTCGTACGATCCGGATTCCGGTGCATATGATCGAGACCATGTCGAAATTACGAAAGGTCAGTAAGCAGTTGCTGCAGGAAAATGGCCGCGAGCCTACCCTGGAAGAAACTGCGGAAGTGGCCGGCATCAGCCTGGAAGAGACGCGACGCGTACTCAAGATTTCGCGACATCCCATCAGTCTGGATCGACCCGTTGGTGAAAGTGAAGACAGCTACTTCGGTGATTTCATTGAAGATTCAGATTCAGACAGCCCGGTGAATACCGCCAGTCAGGAAATGCTCAAAGATAAAATTGATCATGTCCTCAAAACACTGACCTATCGCGAACGTGAAATCATTAAACTTAGATTTGGTCTGGGGGATGGTTACACCTACACCCTGGAAGAAGTCGGTCGGATTTTTAAAGTGACTCGAGAACGTGTACGACAGATCGAAGCCAAAGCGGTCAGGAAATTACAGCATCCTGTTCGCAGTAAACAGCTGCAGGGTTTCATAGAAGGCCTGGTTCCTGAATGGGGACAGGCCGAAACCGAAGAAGAGACGGCGGATGCCACAGCATCAGCCAGTATCTGA
- the dnaG gene encoding DNA primase — protein MSPGFDQNFKELVRQRTSLVELVSESVQLIPNGRDFKCLCPFHNDHNPSLVVYPDRETWRCWVCNTGGDCFEWVQKYDDVEFFEALKILAERAHLEMPQLARQSNGAPRSNIVEKTSLFDVMKWAEQQFHDCLMNTREGEMARRYLMEDRGYTEETIQQFRLGFHPNDWQWLVNRSRGHYPESLLSEARLIFKKEGHSRYSDYFVNRVMFPVRDERKRVVAFGGRILPGSAAEGIAKYFNSPESIIFTKSKLLFGLDESRQTIRETETVVVVEGYTDCITAHQFGVTNAVATLGTALTETHVSYLKRLARKVVLVFDGDTAGQQAAERSLTKFIAQEVDLRILTLPAGKDPAEFLEEQGAEQLKQLIADAPEAWNFKLNVCVQKFGLESIDGQHRILEEMLELLASSPNLTGKIREDIILRKLADRLGLNESVVRKRLSEVKQKKSPSLNTNLSSSESYSTPRPTDTSGNFQEADNSTKDNQLESELLEIIFVYPECVTRIQQLISPENLKNPQLRFLYQLCVDLTEEGLVLDINRILDRIADPDLKQLVVKIDAHAREKAVHAKLLDDPAPLEGIPHFLKHSIKNLKWREEREHHEKTKGLLFQNAQNQSLNSDAKELLRKASEFHQKRNIKKIH, from the coding sequence GTGTCGCCAGGATTTGATCAAAATTTCAAAGAACTGGTCCGCCAGAGAACGAGTCTGGTCGAGTTGGTTTCCGAGTCAGTCCAGCTGATTCCCAACGGGCGGGATTTCAAGTGCCTTTGCCCTTTTCATAACGATCATAACCCCTCACTGGTTGTCTATCCCGATCGCGAAACCTGGCGCTGCTGGGTGTGTAACACCGGGGGAGACTGTTTTGAGTGGGTCCAGAAGTACGATGATGTCGAGTTTTTCGAAGCTTTGAAGATTCTGGCCGAGCGTGCTCATCTGGAAATGCCCCAGTTAGCGCGGCAGTCAAACGGCGCGCCACGATCAAATATTGTTGAAAAAACATCATTATTCGATGTGATGAAATGGGCGGAACAGCAGTTTCATGACTGTCTGATGAATACACGCGAAGGAGAAATGGCCCGCCGTTATCTGATGGAAGACCGGGGCTATACCGAAGAAACCATTCAGCAGTTCCGACTGGGCTTTCATCCGAATGACTGGCAATGGCTGGTCAACCGGTCACGGGGACATTATCCGGAGAGCCTGTTGTCAGAAGCCAGATTGATCTTTAAAAAGGAAGGTCATTCCCGCTATTCCGATTATTTCGTAAATCGGGTCATGTTTCCCGTTCGCGACGAACGGAAACGGGTTGTTGCATTTGGGGGACGGATCCTGCCTGGCTCCGCGGCGGAGGGAATCGCAAAATACTTTAACAGCCCTGAAAGCATTATTTTCACTAAGAGTAAGCTGTTATTTGGTTTGGATGAATCCCGCCAGACCATTCGCGAAACGGAAACGGTCGTTGTCGTGGAAGGGTACACTGATTGCATTACAGCACATCAGTTTGGTGTGACGAATGCGGTGGCGACATTAGGGACAGCTTTGACAGAAACTCATGTTTCTTATCTCAAACGTCTGGCGCGAAAAGTCGTATTAGTTTTTGATGGAGATACTGCGGGGCAACAGGCTGCAGAGCGATCTTTAACTAAATTTATTGCCCAGGAAGTTGATTTACGAATTTTAACACTGCCTGCAGGTAAAGATCCTGCTGAATTTTTAGAAGAACAGGGAGCAGAGCAGTTGAAGCAGTTGATCGCGGATGCTCCTGAAGCCTGGAATTTTAAATTGAATGTCTGTGTCCAGAAATTTGGACTGGAGTCTATTGACGGTCAACACCGAATTTTAGAAGAGATGCTGGAGTTACTGGCGTCAAGCCCTAACCTAACCGGCAAAATTCGTGAAGACATCATATTAAGAAAGTTGGCAGATCGACTGGGTTTAAACGAATCAGTTGTCCGAAAACGACTGAGTGAAGTGAAACAAAAAAAAAGCCCGAGTCTTAATACGAACCTCTCCTCCAGCGAATCCTACTCGACTCCGAGACCGACTGACACTTCCGGTAACTTCCAGGAAGCAGACAATTCAACGAAAGACAATCAACTTGAGAGCGAACTTCTTGAAATCATTTTTGTGTATCCCGAATGTGTCACTCGTATTCAACAGCTTATCTCCCCCGAAAACCTGAAAAATCCCCAGTTACGATTCCTGTATCAGTTATGTGTTGATTTGACTGAAGAGGGACTGGTACTGGATATCAATCGCATTTTGGATCGCATCGCTGATCCAGATCTGAAACAGCTGGTTGTCAAAATAGACGCCCATGCCCGCGAAAAAGCAGTTCACGCCAAACTGCTTGATGATCCGGCTCCACTTGAGGGAATTCCACATTTTCTGAAACATTCCATCAAGAATCTCAAATGGCGGGAAGAACGGGAACACCATGAAAAAACCAAAGGGCTGCTGTTCCAGAATGCCCAGAACCAGAGTTTAAATTCGGATGCAAAAGAACTGTTAAGAAAAGCATCTGAATTTCATCAAAAACGAAACATTAAAAAAATTCACTAG